The following are encoded together in the Oceanobacillus zhaokaii genome:
- a CDS encoding GNAT family N-acetyltransferase, which produces MKVSFATSVTDYINKVESLLLEKEACNNLILGLLGNLQEGLTASNLGYVESDGKVIYAFMQTPPSNWILADVENVEKLVLKEVANFIYDNELEVPGVIGPDSCVKSFINAYENLSEQKAKLHMNQLIYQLDEVKIGLNNNGQLIHANEADYSLIKSWIMQFGIEANEVVSEQKASQMARIFLENQSIYLWKVEEQAVSMVNKSRQTKNGATVNAVFTPDKFKRNGYATNAVAALSLKLLDDGFQFCSLYTDRANPTSNSIYQKIGYKEVGTSVVYRFN; this is translated from the coding sequence ATGAAGGTTTCATTCGCAACATCCGTTACAGATTATATTAACAAGGTAGAGTCCTTGCTGCTTGAAAAAGAGGCTTGTAATAACTTGATTCTAGGACTGCTTGGAAACCTGCAAGAGGGCCTAACAGCTAGTAATCTAGGTTATGTAGAAAGCGATGGAAAAGTGATCTATGCATTCATGCAAACACCTCCAAGCAATTGGATACTAGCAGACGTAGAAAATGTGGAGAAACTTGTTTTGAAAGAGGTTGCTAACTTTATCTATGATAATGAATTAGAAGTTCCTGGAGTAATTGGACCAGATTCATGTGTGAAAAGCTTTATTAATGCATATGAGAACTTAAGTGAACAGAAAGCCAAACTCCATATGAATCAATTAATCTATCAATTAGATGAAGTAAAGATAGGCTTAAATAATAATGGACAATTAATCCACGCGAATGAAGCGGACTATTCGCTTATTAAGAGCTGGATAATGCAATTTGGAATCGAGGCAAATGAGGTAGTCTCCGAACAAAAGGCATCACAAATGGCACGCATTTTTCTGGAAAATCAATCGATTTATCTATGGAAAGTGGAGGAACAAGCGGTATCCATGGTTAATAAGTCTAGACAAACGAAGAATGGTGCGACTGTAAATGCAGTTTTCACACCAGATAAGTTTAAGCGAAATGGCTATGCGACAAATGCTGTGGCTGCTCTGAGTCTGAAGTTGTTAGATGATGGCTTCCAATTTTGCAGCTTGTACACCGATCGTGCCAATCCAACTTCAAATAGCATTTATCAAAAAATAGGCTACAAAGAAGTTGGCACATCCGTTGTTTATCGATTTAATTAA